The following is a genomic window from Deinococcus aerolatus.
ATCTTGGGTGTCAGTGGCCCGTCGAGATCCAGCGCCACCAGGCCAGCCGATGGCGGCAGGCTGACCCCGACGCCGCCGGCCCGGTGGCCCCGCGCGAGTTCCAGGGCCTCTTGCCACGGCATTCCCCCACTCCGGCAGTCCACTGGAGCCAGCCGCCCTGCCCGGGGCAGCGCCGGCGCCTTCCCCAATCCACCGTTGTCGCGGGGGAGCGCAACCCACGGCAACCAACGCGGCAGCGCCAGCAATTCTGGCGGAAGCGTGGTCTCGAGTTGCTGGGGGCGCGGCAGGCGCCCCCCGTCCCCAGACGGCTGGCCGCGCACAGCGCCGGAAAAGGCGTGTCTATTTCGCATGTTGCTCCTTTCTGTTCTGCGCCCTTCCGCTTTCAGCTCGCAGGAAGGTTGCTAAAGGGGGGCAGGCATCAGGCCCGCACTTCCCCTCCCTGTGTCCAAGCCGTGGATCTTCAGCGCATTACCGGCGGCGCTGCCGCTTGCGGCGCGCGTACGGACGTCCGCCCCAGGCGCGGTGACGCACGTTGTGCGCTGCGTTCTCATGGGCGTCCATCACGCCGCAGCCAGACAGGCAGACGAACTGATGGTTCGTCCGTGCCCCCGGGCGGCCGCACAGGTGACACCCCTGGCTGGTGCCGTACGGCGCCACCCGGCGCAGCCGCACCCCTGCGGCATACAGGCGCTGCGGCAGCCAGCTCTGCAGCCAGTCCACCATCGCCATCTCCCGGCCACGCTCCGGAAAATCTGTGCTGAACGTTCTCCAGTCGAGCCGCTCCACACCCACACACGCCGCCTGGCCCAGCAGCCAGGCCGTCATCTGGTCAAGCTGCTGCCGGGCGGCCGCGTAGTGCAGGCGCTGGATCCGGCCCTGCAGCTCACGCTGCGCGGTGGGCGGCAGCAGGTCGAGGTGGGCGGCGAACGTCGCCCAGCGCAGGCGATCCGGCAGGGCCGGCGGGGCCAGCTGGACGAGCGCCCCTGGCCCCGCCGCGGTGACGAGCGGCGACAGGCCGACATCGATCCCGATGGCAATGCCGCCTGCCCGGCGCGGCACGGTCGGCAGCTCGAACGTGAGACTCGCGAACCACAGGCCCTCCAGTTCCACCAGCCGCGTTCCAGCCTGCAGCCAGCGCACGCCACCGCCGCCCAGGACCACGGGCAAGGCGCGCCGGCCCTGGCACGTGGTCTGAATCACCTGACGGACCCACGTCCGTTGCTGCGCCGGGCCCAGCTGCCCCAGCAGGCCCTGGGTCAGCAGCCGCTCGTCCTGGTGCTGCGCGTAGCCTGGTGAAGCCTGCACCAGCGCCGTCTGCTCCAGTGTCGGGAGCCGGTACAGCTGGGTCTGCAGCCTGACGTCACCCAGCTGCAACCGTTCATCGTGCCACCCGCACTGCCGGGTGAGAGCAGCGGCGTTGGGGACGTACACCCGGCCCCCGGCGAGGCCGCTGACCGGCTCTGTCGTCTGGCGCATCCAGCCGGTGCGGACCAGCTCGCGCAGCTGCGCGCTCTGATCCACGCTGACGCGCAGGTTGTGTGTGCTTTGTTTCTGCATTTCTCTGTCCTCCTGCCGTCCCCTGGCCTCTCGCCTGTGTGTCCCTGTTCTCCCCGTTCTGGGTTCCTGCCCGGCGACGCGCGACGCACTGTCCTTGGATGGGAAGCGCACGGCGGCCACCGGTGATGGGCGCGCTGCGCGCGGTGACCCGCGAGCATGCACGAGCAGGTCCGCCGGACTGGTGCTGCGCGAGCGCGCACATCTGTCCCGTGGTACGCCCATCACGCATTCCCCCGTCCCGTGATGTCATCCCAGCCGCTGCACATAACCGCTGGTGGGCTCAACCGGCATGGACCGCCGGTGATGGGTTAAGGCCTAGGGCGCGCCCGTGGTGGGTGCGTGCGGTCGAGTGACGGACGGCGGACTCGGTCACGCAGTGGGTTCACACGACGCAACGCATGGTGGGTGCGGGCGTGGGATGCCTCATGGCCCGCGCCTGGGCTGGAGCGGCCCACAGCACTGGTGCAGGGACGGCGCGGCGCGCGCCTGGGTCACGCAGCAGCCCGCGCCGGGACGCCAGTCTCGGCGGTTCGGTGGGTAGACCGGATGCACCAGCACACCGTCAGGAGTTCTAGGTCATTCAAAGTGTTGCAGGGTTACGTTTCCTCGGTCTGGACGGCCCTGGCCGTCGGAACATGAGAATGCCCCTACGCCGCCCAGCGCACCGATGGTTCAGCACTCCACAAGGATCACATTCCACGGACGTGCACACAGCCGATCCAGTGAGTTGCACGACACCGCACGCCTCAGTGCAACACCATTGTCGGAGCCCGGAATGTCCAGCCCGCGCAGTTGGACAACTCGGAAAGCCTCAGACGACACACGGCCAGGTGGACCGCAGACCCCCTGGCTACAGTTGAAGCATGATTCGATCAGAACTTGCCGACGAACTCGGCGTGAACTCCTCGACGGTCCAAAAATGGCTCGACGTGTACGCGCAACTCACCGAGCGGACCATCGAGCGTCGACTGGACGACCAGACCATCAACGACATGCAGCGTGCGCGGACGCTGATGCTGGAGCATCCCGGAATGATTTTCCGTGAGGCGCTGGAACGGGCGCTGGACCTGTTCGTCGAACCGGTGCCGCCGGCCAGCGTGAAGCGGCTGATGGGTCGGCTGGATGGCCTGGAAAGCACGCTCGCCGGCATCGAGGAACGTCAGATGGTGCTGCAGAACCATCTGCAGGCCCTGGCTGATCACCTCAAGATGATCTCCGAGGACCTGCGCACGCTTCTTTCCGGGGGCGCTGACGCGCCGACGCTGGCTGACAACGGGTCGCACGCCACCGAATGGGAGGGGCCGACATTCTGAAGCGAAGTGTGGCCGGGAGTGACGCCTTGACCTACTGGCCGATCATCTGCACGAAGGCGTCGTACTGGCCGAGACTCGTTACGGTGACGTCAGCCACCGCGTCGTTGGGCACACCGGCGATGTTGACCGCCAGGGCGGCCATGCCCGAGGGCGGGGGGGCGCTGCCACAGGCGGTCAGGAGCAGACTGAAGCGGCTACGCATGGAGACGGCAAGCTACCAAGCAGATCCTGACAGGATTCCGCACAGTCTGAGGTGAATTGAGACTTCGTCCAGAAGCCTGGGCCAGCGGCAAAATCTTGCTTTTGCGCGCAACAACTCCGACGATCAGATGACAATTTCCGCCCCCGCTGTCAGGCCTGGGGATCCCTGCTCGGAGCATGGGCGGTCACGCGGGGAGCGCGATCTGCCGATCAGCCTGGTGAGATTCCTTTTTGATCACCCCATTGACCGGAACTGGGGCTGGCGTTTGGCAACAGGACGAATCAGCAACACAGGCCCCATCGCGGACGTTGACCGTCAACCGCGACTCATGGCGCTCCGTCTTTCGAGCGGAGGGCGTAGGCTCGTCGCATGGGACTCTTGACCTTCAGCCTCAACGTGACCCTGGACGGCTGCGTCGACCATCAGGAGGGCATCGCGGACGACGAGATGCACGCGTTCTTCACCCGCCTGATGGATGAGAGCGGGGCGATGCTGTGGGGGCGCATCACCTACGAGATGATGGAGCGTGACTGGCCGGCGGTTGCTCGCGGCGACGTGGAGGCGCCGCCAGCGATCCGCGATTGGGCAGTCAAGTTGGAGGCCAAACCGAAGTACGTGGTGTCGTCGACGCGAACGCACTTCCCGTGGGCCAACAGCCACCACATCGCTGGCGACCTGCGAACAGGCGTGCAGAGACTCAAGGACGCGACGCCGGCCGGCGTGCTCCTGGGGAGCGGCACCCTCGCCGCCGAGTTGGACCAGCTGGATCTGATCGACGAGTATCAGCTGCTCGTCCATCCCAGGATCGCCGGCCATGGCCCCACCCTGTACCAGGGCGGGCTGGCCAGTACGCGACGGCTCGAGCTGGTCTCGGCGAAGCCGCTGCGCAATGGCGCGGTCGCCCTGCACTACCGGCGCGGGCGCTGACTCGGCGCAGCCTATCAGCCGTCGGCTGTGGTCGCTTGGCGGTCTGGGGGCAGAACAGACACGCCCAAGCGCCAGGCCGCCTGTCGTGGCAGGGTGAGGACA
Proteins encoded in this region:
- a CDS encoding zinc ribbon domain-containing protein, producing the protein MQKQSTHNLRVSVDQSAQLRELVRTGWMRQTTEPVSGLAGGRVYVPNAAALTRQCGWHDERLQLGDVRLQTQLYRLPTLEQTALVQASPGYAQHQDERLLTQGLLGQLGPAQQRTWVRQVIQTTCQGRRALPVVLGGGGVRWLQAGTRLVELEGLWFASLTFELPTVPRRAGGIAIGIDVGLSPLVTAAGPGALVQLAPPALPDRLRWATFAAHLDLLPPTAQRELQGRIQRLHYAAARQQLDQMTAWLLGQAACVGVERLDWRTFSTDFPERGREMAMVDWLQSWLPQRLYAAGVRLRRVAPYGTSQGCHLCGRPGARTNHQFVCLSGCGVMDAHENAAHNVRHRAWGGRPYARRKRQRRR
- a CDS encoding thioredoxin domain-containing protein, with the protein product MIRSELADELGVNSSTVQKWLDVYAQLTERTIERRLDDQTINDMQRARTLMLEHPGMIFREALERALDLFVEPVPPASVKRLMGRLDGLESTLAGIEERQMVLQNHLQALADHLKMISEDLRTLLSGGADAPTLADNGSHATEWEGPTF
- a CDS encoding dihydrofolate reductase family protein, producing MGLLTFSLNVTLDGCVDHQEGIADDEMHAFFTRLMDESGAMLWGRITYEMMERDWPAVARGDVEAPPAIRDWAVKLEAKPKYVVSSTRTHFPWANSHHIAGDLRTGVQRLKDATPAGVLLGSGTLAAELDQLDLIDEYQLLVHPRIAGHGPTLYQGGLASTRRLELVSAKPLRNGAVALHYRRGR